From Panicum hallii strain FIL2 chromosome 2, PHallii_v3.1, whole genome shotgun sequence, a single genomic window includes:
- the LOC112880904 gene encoding uncharacterized protein LOC112880904: MGLNITKMLTPSKAPFYGIIPGNVATPLGSVVLPVTIRTKDNYCTKYIKFEVADFESSYHAILGRLALAKFMAVPHYVYLLLKMLGKIGVLTFRDDLKKLYDCDQEAIEYTATSRVPEHLTEVFAAAQKLADSEIEVSYQRPSQSRVKLNPNGVSIKTIQLREGDPSKTAFIGGGLSDK; encoded by the coding sequence atggggctgaaCATCACAAAGATGCTCACACCCAGCAAGGCTCCGTTCTATGGTATCATCCCAGGGAAcgtggctacaccactcggttcGGTAGTCCTGCCAGTTACCATTCGGACCAAAGACAACTACTGCACaaagtacatcaagttcgaggtggccgaCTTTGAATCGtcataccacgccatcctcggTAGACTGGCTCtggccaagttcatggccgtACCTCACTATGTCTACTTGCTACTCAAGATGCTAGGCAAGATAGGGGTACTCACATTCCGCGACGATTTAAAGAAGTTGTATGACTGCGACCAAGAGGCGATCGAGTACACCGCAACATCACGCGTGCCAGAACATTTGACAGAAGTCTTCGCAGCCGCACAAAAGCTCGCCGACTCAGAGATAGAGGTATCCTATCAGAGACCCAGCCAGTCCAGGGTAAAACTCAACCCCAACGGCGTCAGCATCAAGACCATCCAGCTACGAGAAGGCGACCCATCCAAGACAGCTTTCATTGGAGGCGGCttgagtgacaaatag